The proteins below are encoded in one region of Apium graveolens cultivar Ventura chromosome 4, ASM990537v1, whole genome shotgun sequence:
- the LOC141721308 gene encoding NEP1-interacting protein 2-like isoform X2, which translates to MAIDISRVTFMQIRAGVLFTVTKKAICALATCLFALGGAIVGAITGAIKGQTTETGLARGAGIGAVVGAITAIQLMDSIINGETFSKAALLYSLLNGKVFVEWGSPALLKAYQWQSSAIDTSSMEISDLFEVTLSKGLSQDYVEKLPKHKVTSTNITSCCYETSCAICLQDVKNGDLARTLPDCRHCFHLHCIDEWLTRQGSCPICRKDV; encoded by the exons ATGGCTATCGATATTTCTCGGGTAACATTCATGCAAATTAGAGCTGGGGTTCTGTTCACTGTTACAAAGAAAGCTATATGTGCTCTTGCTACATGTCTTTTTGCTTTAG GAGGGGCAATTGTAGGAGCAATCACAGGAGCCATTAAAGGGCAGACAACAGAGACTGGACTTGCACGTGGGGCTGGAATCGGTGCCGTTGTAGGGGCCATCACTGCTATCCAGTTGATGGATTCAATAATTAATGGCGAGACATTTTCCAAG GCTGCTCTGTTATATAGCCTTCTAAATGGCAAGGTCTTTGTGGAATGGGGAAGTCCTGCACTACTAAAAGCCTATCAGTGGCAA TCCAGTGCTATCGATACAAGCTCAATGGAAATTTCAGATCTGTTTGAAGTCACTTTGAGCAAAGGTTTATCTCAGGATTACGTCGAGAAGCTACCCAAACACAAAGTTACTTCCACCAACATCACAAGTTGTTGCTATGAGACTTCCTGTGCAATTTGTTTACAG GATGTGAAGAACGGGGACTTGGCAAGGACTTTACCAGATTGCAGACATTGCTTTCATTTACATTGTATAGATGAATGGCTAACAAGACAAGGGTCTTGCCCAATTTGTAGAAAAGATGTTTAA
- the LOC141721308 gene encoding uncharacterized protein LOC141721308 isoform X1, whose amino-acid sequence MVWNGKLGMGWCNSGFKGYGVKGKLSCCFSALIAKQCICVVAYIVIFENVGSKCNMAIDISRVTFMQIRAGVLFTVTKKAICALATCLFALGGAIVGAITGAIKGQTTETGLARGAGIGAVVGAITAIQLMDSIINGETFSKAALLYSLLNGKVFVEWGSPALLKAYQWQSSAIDTSSMEISDLFEVTLSKGLSQDYVEKLPKHKVTSTNITSCCYETSCAICLQDVKNGDLARTLPDCRHCFHLHCIDEWLTRQGSCPICRKDV is encoded by the exons ATGGTATGGAATGGGAAATTGGGCATGGGATGGTGCAATAGTGGTTTTAAGGGATATGGTGTGAAAGGGAAGTTAAGCTGCTGTTTCTCAGCACTTATAGCTAAACAATGCATTTGTGTAGTAGCATACATTGTTATTTTTG AAAATGTGGGATCAAAATGCAACATGGCTATCGATATTTCTCGGGTAACATTCATGCAAATTAGAGCTGGGGTTCTGTTCACTGTTACAAAGAAAGCTATATGTGCTCTTGCTACATGTCTTTTTGCTTTAG GAGGGGCAATTGTAGGAGCAATCACAGGAGCCATTAAAGGGCAGACAACAGAGACTGGACTTGCACGTGGGGCTGGAATCGGTGCCGTTGTAGGGGCCATCACTGCTATCCAGTTGATGGATTCAATAATTAATGGCGAGACATTTTCCAAG GCTGCTCTGTTATATAGCCTTCTAAATGGCAAGGTCTTTGTGGAATGGGGAAGTCCTGCACTACTAAAAGCCTATCAGTGGCAA TCCAGTGCTATCGATACAAGCTCAATGGAAATTTCAGATCTGTTTGAAGTCACTTTGAGCAAAGGTTTATCTCAGGATTACGTCGAGAAGCTACCCAAACACAAAGTTACTTCCACCAACATCACAAGTTGTTGCTATGAGACTTCCTGTGCAATTTGTTTACAG GATGTGAAGAACGGGGACTTGGCAAGGACTTTACCAGATTGCAGACATTGCTTTCATTTACATTGTATAGATGAATGGCTAACAAGACAAGGGTCTTGCCCAATTTGTAGAAAAGATGTTTAA